The following DNA comes from Anopheles coustani chromosome 2, idAnoCousDA_361_x.2, whole genome shotgun sequence.
aCATACGGATTTTTTCGGTTGAACTTATTTTTTGGTAGTAAAAGACATGGAATTGAgagaaataaaagttttccccttATGAGGGACCATAATACTTTAATTCTACCACTAGGGAACATTTAAGAATTGAATAAATGGTAAACTAAAAGCTACCAGGAATGAAAAACGTCAGTTTTTGCAATATTAGTTGGTTTCAGCTTAGATGTAAACTCTTGAGTTTACTTTAGTCATATTCATGCAATATGAGATTTatatttgtgtttgttgtttgtgtgtgatttCTTCAAAAAACAGACCGAGAGCCCATGGCCATCTAAGCGTAACGATTGATGTGCCTACTGAGAAAAGCAGGAGACTGGAAGGCGCCAGATTTGTTGTTATTTATGTTGAGCTTATCACGATAACGGCATTAAATATCATCCAAGTAAACGAAACCTTTTTTACGCCCATCCCATACATTTCGTTTACGGTAATTTACTCGAAGTCGCTATAAGTAACAGCGATATGATGGAAAACCTGTTTGTATATTAGCAAAGTTTATAGAGTGCAAGTGAATAACTATGAATGTTATGTTTTCATTGATTACAATTCGTTGATGttacatttgaaacaaaaagaagaaataacagagttttccattttttaactGACAACGTAAGAAATagtatttgcataaaatagaaatgttGGAAATATAATCTAATCAGTTGCCTACATTCAGGCGTTTAGGAAtgcatgaatccttttctattCATGAAAAAGGACTTAGGAACTAAGTCGAATGAATTAGCCAAATGAACTATTTTGACAGAAGCaataaacagtagcaaactggAGCTCAAGGTGTAAGGTTTACTTACTTCACGAAGACCATCCGAAAATTCACACAAGAAATAATTTGTTAACTCTACTTCATAATACATAGAATATGTTTCCAAGCCCAGCGAAACGAAATGTTCTGAAGCAATTTTATCATCATAAAAGCAGTCAGCTGGCAGCGTTGCAGTGCTTAAGCGATCTTAGAGCTTCATTAAATAAATCCGATGtgggaaagtgaaaaaattgAACATCTGAATGGCACAGATGGATTTTTAAAGGCAATGAAATTCCCTCCCGTTCCCAAGACTCCACGTGAACGCTTAATGAGTCCATCAAATCGTCTATCGTCTTGCCGAATGTCTCTCAAAAGTGGGCTTATTTACAGTGATCTCCTCACAAGCATCGTTTAGAAgcaaaccatcatcatcaacgacATCAGAGAGGCATTCGGCGATAAAGGACTCCGTCTCGGGGCCACATTTGGATATTCGTGATGTGCGTCGTTATCGGAGCAAACGACACAGCGAGCGAGCACAAACGGTTATTCCCGATAGGATCTTAATTATCTATCAGCCGGTCGTTAGTCAGGCGCTCGCTCGACGCAAGCTGGTGTCAGTGCTGCTGCCGGAACCGGGCGGTACACATCTGCCTCTAAAGCTAGCCATTTGCCAGCGTACGCAATAATGGATGGCATTTTCTCTCATGAGAAGTGTTGCAATCACAGGTAAAGATAAGTGTTTCACTGTTCTGCAAGTAACTTTCAATAAGTGAAGTTTGGTGATGACTGTTGAAAATCGAATCAACCTCTGATGCAAGACACTTGTTTTCATCATTAAatctagtttattttttcatcatttcttcACCATGTTTATTAGATTAGTTTTAATGCTGGAAAACATTTACTCGAATGGAAACGACAATTTCAATCAGGACTGTCATTATATACGTCAATCGCTAAGTATGATCAGTCCATGACCAACTTTTTACATTATTGATCGATTTTCATATACCTGTTTTTTAATGTTGGTTTTAGTAAAAAATACATTGCTTGGTAACTCATTCATTCTACGATCGATAAACTGTTGCATTGTATATTTTTGCATTTACTCCGCCAGGATGGTTTAATCGATGTAGTGACGGTGCTGTAGCGTTATCAATATGATTAAACTTCAAAACTAGGCTCTTCCATACGAGTCGATACTACTAAggttttagaattttaaaatttatgaaattttgaatAACACATCACGTTTGGTATCTTTTGGATTTAATATTTATCAGATGTCGATAAAGTGATAATTAATAACGGTAATTTATTAATCCAACCATTCCATAAAACCAACAGATGAGCCCTTTTCTGCCGTTCATTCATTATGCACTACTTGAGTAAATGTTTCCTCTGTTTTATTGAATTACTTTCATACAAGAGGGGGGGTACCGTAAATTTCGATTAGAGTTGTTAATTTCGATGCGATTTTCCTCAAGTCCTACAAAGTTGATACCTATGGAGCATTtatgatttatatttataaGTCTAATCGAATAACTTTGGAAACGAATCATTTTGGGGGCAAAGTTAGATTCACGTTAATAGAGTCCATCCCGAAACAAATTGGTGGTTCCAGGAAGGGTTCGATCATGCATAACCGAAATTTATGTGTTAAggcttaatatttttatttgctatcCGAGAGGTGTAGGTGTGTGATAACAaccttttttcgggttttcaatgatttgatatttgaaatttcaatttgtatCCCAATATCTGATTaagaatttataaattatcatttattcttttattagCTACCAGGTCCAATTAGTTTTTGACAAACACGTTTCATATTTCCATGTTGGATATTGTGTACTATCAGACAATTCTATAGAATGAACTGAAAAAActgattgaaaacagaaattcAAAGATGGTATGAAAAAGTAAATTGTAAAAAGGCATCATTTTTATGAATCATGAACTCAGTTGagcaaaatatttcaaatgagAACTATGTTCACTCaaactttttatattttagtttttattgacTAATTTAAATAAGCaaaatcatttttgttttaaaaatgctaAGCTCGGTCGGAACTTCTTGGTTATCACAACGTAAACACCTTACGATTATCAAAGGTCGGCCTAGGAATAGTGATTTGTTCTTTGAGAATGCCCAACGTAGCATacattataatttatgaagtgtccatttttcaaaacaaggaTTCTTCAACGCGCCACTAGTAATCGGATCATGTGTCCCCGATCTCTTGATGACCCTTTTTGAGAAACAAATAATCCTAGttaatgtttgtttccatGTAGCGAATGAAGAAATTCTCTCTTTAGTGATGCCCATTCTTGTTCTTTTTCCATCTGCTGCGAAATTTTATTCACGTTCACAATGAAATCATTGtttcaatgatttcaaaaacattttaatgatATTCGATAGTATTATGTCTTCACTAGACACTATTTTCTTCACCaataaaattagtttattATTGAACTGGAACGACAAAAATGGCCTTTTTATGATAACGGTTTTTCCCATCGATTTAGCGAGAAAAGTAACCCACGACAGAAGGATTCAACGAAAATCTGCTGTGCTTTGCGGACACACAATTGCACCGCCATCTTAAAGACAcgtgtcatcatcatcatcaacgacAACGGCGTAGCATTGAACGATGAACGACTCCGGTTCGAAGGCATGTTAGAATATTGGCGGTATGCGCAAAACGAAACACCGAACGGACCGAAACGATAATTCCCGATAGCATCTTAATTATCTATCAGCCTGTCGTTAGGAAAGTCGTTCGCGGGATGAAATCGAGTATACCGTTTTGACCGTCGAGGCAGAATATTTCATAGTTTCCTCGAGCAGACAGAACAACAAGCTGTATCATAACCAGACCAAAAGGGTTTTCTGTAAGAGAATATTAATCGTTCACCAAAGTGGCGTGTGATTTTTCCCTTGCCATGGCGGAGATTAATGCCACCACTTATCTTGTGTAATGTAATTAAAGAATGATTAACTAATTGGAAAGGTGCCCAAATCATACAATCAATCTCCTCTGTTAATTGAGTAGAACCGCAAATGGTTAAGATTTTCTTCCTTATCTTGTATCTGGATCTTAGATCGCACAATGGCTTTATTAACATCAACTgaggttttaattttttacaatCTTCTTGCATGTATCTTAACATGTTTACTAAATATACTTATTTTGTTGAACAACTGATGTTTTATCTGAATTAGGTAAGGATTTTGATTGCCAACTTAAACATTTGCATACATTTAGatatattgttgaaatgtgtaGGGTACTGTCCTTTATTGCTGCAGAGCATACACAAACCAAGCTTCAAAATATCTAGGCTTTACAAAAGgctgggtgttttttttttttgagtaaaTGTGCATAGTTCGCCTTCATCACAATTACCAAATGCGCTACCCATTACGAACAATTTAGATAATGTTATTAAAAGTTATAATTGCCCTTTTCTTTGGCATTTTCTTTCAAGGCTTTTCCAGCCCGCAAACTGGTCCGGTATGAAGCTGTAGGGGAAGTAACAACGATGGGGTGTAAAATGGCAGTTCCAGTGGGAAGAAATTGTGTCAAAGAGTTGGAAAGCACGCCGGTGCTGTCATTAGCACTTATCTGCAGTGGGAAATGACACTGCAGCGTTGCAGTACGGTAGGAGAACAGTTTCTAAAAAATGTCTGGTCTTATTAAAACAGCATTCCATGCAACGAGCAGCTGCATTTCGCTGAGCCGTCATTTGGCTGGTACCGAAATTATTTAAGGACTCTCAAAATACACAGATATTCTACGCTGGGTATGAAATATGTCAGTCTACTGAATTTGATCGGTGACACCCTTTATTTAGCTAGCTAGATAAAGTATAGAAAAAtcccaaacaaaccaaacatagCCCCACACGCTGGCGTTACTATTGACATAGGATTATTCTGCTCTGCTTGTTCGCCATTTTATTCGACACCCATACTGGGGGTGTGAAGTGACTATCACTTTGGTAGCAGAATCAACTTAATTTCTTAATCGTTAGATGACAGCTACCCGGATGAAGTGTCCTATGTTCggctttatttgcattttcctGCAATTATCCAAACATGGATACACGTATACATGACGATAGAAGGCGATGGGGAACGTGGGAAAAACGGCGGggttggtttcattttaacTCTGCATAATCACGTCCCGTGAAAAAGGTGCGATAGAATCGTGCTATTCAACTGCCCTTCGACTGTTTGAACAAGTTGACCAAATAAGTCCATCCCTTTGGCGGTGGAAGCGTCTGTTTGGAATGGCCATTATCGAGTTGAAAAATGTAGAAATTGCCATGCACATGAAGTGCGTGTGCTTTCAATAAGCCGGAGTGTGGTTAGGAATTAGTTCAAGAGCCGTTATGTAGGTATTTCAGGCGAGCATCGATTACGCGAGCGAATGGTGTTGGGCTATAATTCTCTAAAATGAACTATTATTGTGTTGCACATGTCAGCCTTCCATTGGCATAACTTTACCACAATACTTGCAATTGCATACCAGAGCAGGTGCGATAAATTGTGACCAAAAGTGGTCATATTACTAGCATTTTCCTATGTTACTGGAACAcgttcaataaataaatatatggGAGGCATAAAtattaaagtaaatttattaaagCGCGGAACGTATTTTTCGTAGATTTATTATTCTAGTTTGTCTGTGATGAAATCACTATTTGTTACAGTATATCGATTTTCCCAGGGTTTTCcatgtattttaaaatgattattCAATGTTCCAAATGCGTCACCCAATATGTGGTCCGAAATTCCTAGAGATCAAAAATATGCGTAAGTtccttttggtaccaaaagaaataCCTCCTTCTACGTAGTCGCCTAGTAAAACCCACATAAAACCGACCTTTTTACAAATCAATCATCCCCGTCATTCATTGGAGgagttttgaaatttttcagGACTATTGAAACTTCCCGCTTTGCTTCTTTCCTATACCGATAAGCCAGCGAAGATAAACTTCCGCCCTTCGAAAGTTGGTTCATCTCAGATTCAACGTCTTATTTCAATCCGGTTTTCTTCGTAGTACCCTTCGAAAGGAATGTAATAGGGTGATTGAGAAGATGATTCTAATGTTTAGATTCAAGGTAAGggtcagcaccagcagcagatcCGGTACAAATTCTTTTTATATACATTTTACATGATGCTTTCAACAAATTGTTTAGTTCTTGCGGGTGTTTCTACAGTAACAATTCTataaaccaatttaaaataataatattgcaAAGGGTACGGAATTATTCGTAGTTAAGGCTTATGTATAGTACTTCGATGATTTAACATATTGTGGATCGTacgaaatgtttaaatttatttaaaaaacatttgtttcaaaatgtttaccaACAACCaattatgaataaaatatggaagattaaacacataaaattTGCTACatcttttaaaaaatcctTCTGATTTATTCAACGATTCAATAGCATCCTTAGGCAACTGACTTACGATAAGAAACATATAAAATAGCGTTCAAAGTTTCGACAGAACAATCGGGTGATTGTTTCGCACAAACACTACCTCAGGTTCATATTTGGGCACCTGCACCGGGCGATAGTTGTTCACGATCTTCTTGCTGCTATCCTTCGGGCAGGCGCGCAACTCCCGAAAAGCCGCCAGTTGCGCGCTGGAAACGTAGATCGGCGTCTTGTACACCAACCAGGTCACACTCTCGAAGTACGGCGGCGTGGTGAGCGATCCTTTGTACGAGTAGTAGTGTCGGTTCAGGTCCTGCATACCCATCCACTTGAGACAGTCCGCATCGATGTCCGTGAGCGCGTTGGGGCTGTGAATGTGGCGCAAACCGGCGACAATCTTATCGAACGCCGGACAGTCCTGGTCTCCGTACGCCTGCACGAAGAAACCCAACACGGCCAAGCCGTCCGGCTTATCGACCGCTTCCGCGAAGCTGCCGTACTTGGCGTTGAAATGGACGGcgtgcgcctccatcgagtAGGTGCTGCCCTCTAGCGTGTGTTCGCAGCCAGAGCCGTCTCCGATGCCCCAGTGGAAGTGGAGCTGCTCAAAGATGTACTTGTTGTTCAGGACTCCACCGACGATGAACGGCCGGAAGGGACGATCGCTAAACGTTATCTGCCACCGGTGGGGAGGAGCATGTGTGATCGATTTGCCAACCAATGCTGCGACGTTAACCGATTCTACTTACCATCACCGACGAGCCGGTGTTCACCATCTTCGCCTTGCCCAAGCCATCCCAATGGCCAAACAAATCGAGCGGTTGGACGCCATCTTTGATCGCCGTGGATCGCTGGCTGAGCGCGATGGGGCTCTGCACATTCTTAGCACCTGTATCGGCCATTTTTCGGCAGCTTCTAATTTCACTGTTATGGCCTgtcgaaaaaaacacaaacttgACGTGAGCTCCTAATGTGCGTCGTTTATCAAGGCACCCTCTGATCGCAAGTGAGCTGCCGAAGCGAAGCAGTGACGGTTCGCACAGATGGCACAGGCCGCATCTTTATCAACCACCGGTTGTGGCTCATCTTATCACAAACTTATCGAACAGAATGCAAGCTGTCTTAAATTCGGCCGAACGTGAATATGAAATCCCTACGGGCCGCAAAGTAAATTAAACGTTTACGATACCGTATCAGCTTAGCTGTGAGGAAGGAAGTTTAAGGTATTTACGAGcttgaagaaatgaaaaaaagcctACCTACTCCGATGCTGCAATTAGCAACGGCACGTTTTTGGAGAGCTGGTTTTGGAAAGCAGAGCGTCACTTTGAGCCACATGGAAGCTAGACTGAAATTTTGTTATCTACAAAACGTGAGCCTGTTGCGCGTTAATCCAGTACCACGCAGTTATCGGGCTCTATCTAACGTCAGGATGTTATCTTGAAGAAGCTAACTTTGTGACTTTGCTGAGCGATTGCGTATCGTGAAATTGGTGATTGGTTCCGGTTACTCAAATACTTGGTGCCAAACAGAACTGAGAGAAGTTGTTAATTGAACAAGACACTGTAATGCTTACttcgaaatgaaatttttaattttccttttcctgaaAAGCGGAGCATCTCACAAAAACCAATTAAATGACTAAATAGGTAAAAACACattaaatataaacaaaccTGAATGATTAAATGTCGAATTTTATAAACGagtaatgttttgtttacagaATGTTAAAATGTCtttttgtttaacacgttaatTGTGAACCCTTTAAACGAATAAACGGCTCAACCAAACACAAACTGTGTACTGATCTTTAGtacaacattttcaatcatcTTCTATCACTTCACTTTCACTTTGCGCGTCTGTTCTCGCGGAAGAGTAAATAACTTCTAGAGTAGGGAGATCGCTTTCAGAAATTTCTTTGTCCCTGAAGTTTCTGCTACCTAACGCGATACGCTATTGTAGCGTTTGGCATTGATTCGTTGAGCTCGTGTCTTCCGCTTTACAAATTATTGACCCACCCTGTCAAATGAAACACGTATTGCAAACGAGTTGTTTCAATGCTTTCCCTTTTGAGCAGGCGTCAACCCCTTTATCAAAGTAAA
Coding sequences within:
- the LOC131265605 gene encoding carbonic anhydrase 2, which encodes MADTGAKNVQSPIALSQRSTAIKDGVQPLDLFGHWDGLGKAKMVNTGSSVMITFSDRPFRPFIVGGVLNNKYIFEQLHFHWGIGDGSGCEHTLEGSTYSMEAHAVHFNAKYGSFAEAVDKPDGLAVLGFFVQAYGDQDCPAFDKIVAGLRHIHSPNALTDIDADCLKWMGMQDLNRHYYSYKGSLTTPPYFESVTWLVYKTPIYVSSAQLAAFRELRACPKDSSKKIVNNYRPVQVPKYEPEVVFVRNNHPIVLSKL